The following are from one region of the Treponema denticola genome:
- the rsgA gene encoding ribosome small subunit-dependent GTPase A — MKGLVLKGSNNIFYVECEDGKFRSCSIKGKVLKDSALYYNPLAAGDFINLEPDTHSDDEGLITGLIERKNSFLRLNQKLNMPQLLAANIDLLVCVVSAANPPFRPRFVDRVLVQAEIQKIPVLIVINKCDLKISADVKDRIEDWKRLGYKTIEVSAKEGWGMDNLIESLSAKTSALVGQSGVGKSTLLNFIAPDLNLKTSAISDKYDRGTHTTTQGEYFKIKALTSKGKEHSINIIDTPGVRHFAIYGIEPEDTALYFPEMEKLIGSCKFGLSCTHTHEPGCALLEALKKGNIHKDRYTSFELIHKELQETVKKY; from the coding sequence ATGAAAGGATTGGTTTTAAAAGGATCTAATAATATTTTTTATGTTGAATGTGAAGACGGAAAATTCAGAAGCTGCTCCATTAAGGGGAAGGTTCTAAAAGATTCTGCTCTTTACTATAATCCTCTTGCTGCCGGAGATTTTATAAATCTTGAGCCCGATACTCACTCTGATGATGAAGGCTTGATAACGGGTTTAATAGAAAGAAAAAATTCTTTTTTACGCTTAAATCAAAAACTGAATATGCCCCAGCTTTTAGCTGCAAATATCGACCTGCTTGTTTGTGTTGTTTCTGCTGCAAACCCTCCATTCCGCCCCCGATTTGTAGACAGAGTTTTAGTGCAAGCCGAGATTCAAAAGATTCCGGTTTTAATTGTTATAAATAAGTGTGATTTAAAAATCTCGGCTGATGTAAAAGATAGAATAGAGGACTGGAAAAGGTTGGGCTATAAAACCATCGAAGTATCGGCAAAGGAGGGCTGGGGAATGGATAACTTAATTGAAAGCCTCTCTGCTAAAACTTCTGCTCTTGTAGGACAGTCAGGAGTTGGTAAGAGCACTCTCTTAAATTTTATCGCCCCCGATTTAAATTTAAAAACTTCTGCAATTTCGGATAAGTATGACCGAGGTACCCACACGACAACGCAAGGGGAGTATTTTAAAATAAAGGCTCTTACTTCAAAGGGAAAAGAACATTCGATAAACATAATTGATACGCCGGGTGTGAGGCATTTTGCCATTTACGGCATCGAGCCTGAGGATACGGCCCTATATTTTCCAGAAATGGAAAAGCTCATAGGCTCATGTAAATTCGGACTTTCCTGCACCCATACCCATGAACCCGGCTGTGCCCTTTTGGAAGCCCTTAAAAAAGGAAATATTCATAAGGATAGGTATACGAGTTTTGAGCTTATACATAAAGAATTACAAGAAACGGTAAAGAAGTATTAA
- the hisS gene encoding histidine--tRNA ligase, protein MSDLIQPKVLKGFRDFLPADEIERALLMERLVKVFRDYGFVPIDTPALEYSEILLRKSGGETEKQVFRFSDNGGRDVAMRFDLTVPLARFVAEHKSEIYFPFKRYHLGKVWRGEKPQAGRYREFLQCDFDILGSDSAAVDFEILRLIKKALNELGVSNFKIHVSHRGIFNRFLKSLNLSEDSEEVLRIVDKLAKIGEDEVLKLLTDISSEESAKKILAYISGVSKDLKSEDFEKTLSHLENLAGGPDEDTKRMRDIYALVKAVGIEDSIVFDPSITRGLDYYTGVVFETFLSDLPSIGSVCSGGRYDNLTALYMKESITGVGASIGLDRLLAALEQLGHQKTKASFTDLLIFSLPEDDQFLSYKIVNFFEAEKINAEVYPEPKKMNHQYAYAEKKDIRWGLFLGKDSCVEEFTKTPQDFKIKLKDMTNRTEDEMPLSEAVKKIMASKN, encoded by the coding sequence ATGAGTGATTTAATACAACCGAAAGTTTTAAAAGGATTTAGGGATTTTCTTCCGGCGGACGAGATTGAAAGAGCTCTTCTTATGGAAAGACTGGTAAAGGTTTTTAGGGATTACGGCTTTGTGCCTATAGACACCCCTGCCTTGGAATATTCCGAGATTCTATTGAGAAAAAGCGGAGGGGAGACCGAGAAGCAGGTTTTCCGGTTTAGCGACAATGGCGGACGGGATGTTGCTATGCGTTTTGATTTAACCGTTCCATTAGCCAGATTTGTCGCAGAGCATAAGTCCGAGATATATTTCCCGTTTAAACGCTATCATCTGGGAAAAGTTTGGCGCGGTGAGAAGCCTCAGGCCGGACGGTATCGGGAATTTTTGCAATGCGATTTTGATATATTGGGTTCCGATTCGGCTGCCGTTGATTTTGAAATTTTGCGTCTTATTAAAAAAGCTTTAAACGAATTAGGTGTTTCCAATTTTAAAATACACGTTTCCCACAGGGGTATATTTAACCGTTTTTTAAAGTCTTTAAACCTATCGGAAGACAGCGAAGAGGTTTTGCGTATTGTAGATAAACTTGCTAAGATAGGGGAGGACGAGGTTTTAAAGCTCCTTACAGATATAAGCTCCGAAGAAAGTGCAAAAAAAATATTGGCTTATATTTCCGGTGTGAGCAAGGATTTAAAAAGCGAAGACTTTGAAAAGACTCTTTCTCACTTGGAAAACCTTGCAGGCGGCCCCGACGAAGATACAAAACGCATGAGGGATATCTATGCCTTGGTAAAGGCTGTAGGTATTGAGGATTCAATTGTTTTTGATCCTTCAATTACGCGAGGCTTGGATTACTATACCGGTGTTGTATTTGAGACCTTCTTAAGCGATTTGCCATCGATAGGCTCTGTTTGTTCAGGCGGAAGGTACGATAACCTTACGGCTCTTTACATGAAGGAATCTATTACAGGAGTAGGCGCTTCCATAGGGCTTGATAGGCTTTTAGCAGCCCTTGAACAGTTGGGGCATCAAAAAACAAAGGCAAGCTTTACCGACCTCCTTATTTTTTCTTTACCTGAAGATGATCAATTTCTTTCGTATAAGATAGTAAACTTTTTTGAAGCCGAAAAAATAAATGCTGAAGTATATCCTGAACCTAAAAAGATGAATCATCAGTACGCCTATGCCGAAAAAAAAGACATAAGATGGGGGCTTTTTTTAGGTAAAGATTCTTGTGTAGAAGAATTTACCAAGACGCCTCAGGATTTTAAGATAAAATTAAAGGATATGACTAATAGAACTGAGGATGAAATGCCTCTTAGCGAAGCCGTAAAAAAGATTATGGCCTCAAAAAATTAA
- the murI gene encoding glutamate racemase has protein sequence MTLKQNVQYVFIDSGIGGLPYLRHLKELEPQSSCAYVADTKHFPYGEKTLEEVIEYTEDLVKKIIEKLKPSVIIIACNTMTVSALSHLRKKFEIPFVGTVPAIKPAALTSKNKKIAVLATERTVNDIYVQNLIEEFGADCKFFMRADSVLVSKIENTLLSGSEEDKKAGIRPAVEFFKSAGTDTAVLGCTHFLHLRDEFKSECEPNIKIVDSLDGVVNQALKISPLQKSKTDKKLKNIQKDIFYITSEKTEESTKKYSAYAELFNMTLGYL, from the coding sequence TTGACTTTAAAACAAAATGTTCAATATGTTTTTATTGATTCAGGCATAGGAGGGCTGCCTTATTTAAGGCATTTAAAAGAATTGGAACCTCAAAGTTCTTGTGCCTATGTCGCAGACACAAAACATTTTCCCTATGGAGAAAAAACACTCGAAGAGGTAATAGAATATACCGAAGACCTGGTAAAGAAAATAATAGAAAAACTTAAACCCTCCGTTATAATAATAGCCTGTAATACGATGACGGTTTCGGCTCTTTCACACTTGCGTAAAAAATTCGAGATACCCTTTGTGGGCACTGTTCCTGCGATAAAACCTGCGGCCTTAACAAGTAAAAATAAAAAAATTGCCGTTCTTGCAACCGAAAGAACGGTAAACGATATCTACGTTCAAAATCTCATTGAAGAATTCGGAGCTGATTGTAAGTTTTTTATGCGTGCAGATTCCGTTTTGGTTTCCAAGATAGAGAACACCTTATTGTCAGGTTCTGAGGAAGATAAAAAGGCCGGAATCCGTCCTGCGGTTGAGTTTTTTAAATCGGCGGGAACGGATACTGCCGTCCTAGGCTGTACACATTTTCTCCACCTAAGAGATGAGTTTAAATCCGAGTGTGAGCCGAATATAAAGATTGTGGACTCTTTGGATGGGGTTGTAAATCAAGCCTTAAAAATATCGCCTCTTCAAAAATCAAAGACGGATAAAAAATTAAAAAATATTCAAAAAGATATTTTTTATATCACATCGGAAAAAACTGAAGAGAGTACAAAAAAATATTCTGCCTATGCGGAACTCTTTAATATGACTTTGGGTTACTTATAA
- a CDS encoding MBL fold metallo-hydrolase RNA specificity domain-containing protein, producing MAIKFYSLGAAQEVTGSKHILEVDGYKYLIDCGAFQGKRAEADKKNRDFNVPVSELEAVILTHGHYDHCGLLPLLGKHGFTGNIYATPATRDIANLVMMDSARIQARDREYLSKQAAKKGETFKWVPLFDEADVIQTVNQFVTISYHRPAWIGPNVQLEFYDAGHILGSAMAVITAKDSDGKEVKIAFTGDLGRKNKAIIRDPDIIPPVDYIVIESTYGNRRHEETDNALKLLAEKTQEIVQNKGKMIIPAFAVERTQEIVYYFHLLVDKKIIPDIPIYVDSPMAVNATSIFQVHPECYDAQTHEAFLIHHKNPFGFNSLKFITSVAESKELNNIDGPMVIISADGMCEFGRITHHLANNIEKPSTKVLLVGFMAEDTLGRRLQNKEQEVKIFGEWHQVRAEILQINAFSAHADYFESREWLDSLKNPKLKTIFLVHGEPKAQTYFTQYLNENGYNDVKTVKYGKTYKLD from the coding sequence ATGGCAATTAAGTTTTACTCACTCGGTGCTGCACAAGAAGTTACCGGATCTAAACATATTCTTGAAGTTGACGGGTATAAGTATTTGATAGACTGCGGAGCTTTTCAAGGAAAAAGAGCAGAAGCGGACAAGAAAAACAGGGATTTTAATGTTCCTGTCTCCGAATTGGAAGCCGTCATTTTAACGCACGGCCATTATGATCATTGCGGTTTATTACCCTTGCTGGGGAAGCACGGATTTACAGGCAATATATATGCAACCCCTGCCACCAGAGATATAGCAAACCTTGTTATGATGGATTCTGCACGAATTCAAGCCAGAGATAGGGAGTATTTATCCAAACAAGCTGCAAAAAAAGGAGAAACCTTTAAATGGGTGCCTCTTTTTGATGAAGCCGATGTAATCCAAACAGTCAATCAGTTTGTAACAATTTCATATCATAGACCCGCATGGATAGGCCCCAATGTTCAACTGGAATTCTATGATGCAGGGCATATTTTAGGTTCAGCGATGGCTGTAATTACCGCCAAAGACTCGGATGGGAAAGAGGTAAAAATAGCCTTTACAGGAGACCTAGGCCGAAAAAATAAGGCTATTATCCGCGATCCGGATATTATTCCTCCTGTAGATTATATAGTTATTGAAAGCACATACGGAAACCGGCGCCATGAGGAAACCGACAATGCTTTAAAACTTCTTGCCGAAAAAACACAGGAAATTGTACAAAATAAGGGAAAGATGATTATTCCCGCCTTTGCCGTTGAAAGGACTCAGGAAATCGTCTATTATTTTCACCTCTTAGTCGATAAAAAAATAATTCCCGATATTCCGATTTATGTAGATTCTCCCATGGCCGTAAACGCAACTAGTATATTTCAGGTACATCCCGAATGCTATGATGCACAAACACATGAGGCCTTTTTAATTCATCATAAAAATCCTTTCGGCTTTAACTCGCTCAAATTTATAACCAGCGTAGCCGAGTCCAAGGAATTGAACAATATTGACGGTCCCATGGTTATAATAAGTGCGGACGGAATGTGCGAATTCGGACGAATTACCCACCATCTTGCAAACAATATCGAAAAGCCATCGACAAAGGTACTGCTGGTAGGTTTTATGGCAGAAGATACTCTCGGACGTAGACTCCAAAACAAAGAACAAGAAGTAAAAATTTTCGGTGAATGGCATCAGGTACGGGCTGAAATTTTGCAGATAAACGCCTTCAGTGCTCATGCCGACTATTTTGAGTCCAGAGAATGGCTGGACTCCTTGAAGAATCCTAAACTTAAAACTATATTCTTGGTTCACGGAGAACCTAAGGCGCAAACTTATTTTACCCAATACTTAAACGAAAACGGTTATAATGATGTAAAAACGGTAAAATACGGAAAAACATACAAATTGGACTAG
- the rfbB gene encoding dTDP-glucose 4,6-dehydratase, whose product MRSLQNILVTGGAGFIGSNFIRTLLKKEDAFTGRIINLDALTYAGNAASLADIESEFGGSRYFFIHGNICDKEILNTIFTEYNIDTVVNFAAESHVDRSILGPEIFLQTNILGTFNLLETAKQFWKKADGTMRDDVLFHHISTDEVYGSLGPEGYFEETTAYDPRSPYSASKASSDHLVKAYFHTYGLPVTISNCSNNYGPFQFPEKLIPLMILNMLEGKKLPVYGDGKQIRDWIHVEDHNEAVRLILKNGREGETYNIGGENEWENIKLLNKLIQIVCKKTGLNEENVRKTITHVTDRLGHDRRYAIDCTKIKNELDWKRNFDFETGLENTVDWYLNNKKWIENVRSGEYRNWIEKNYKER is encoded by the coding sequence ATGCGAAGTTTACAAAATATACTTGTAACCGGCGGTGCAGGCTTTATCGGTTCCAATTTTATCAGAACCTTATTAAAAAAAGAAGACGCATTTACGGGACGTATTATAAATCTTGATGCTCTTACTTATGCAGGTAATGCCGCAAGCCTTGCCGATATAGAATCCGAATTCGGTGGAAGCCGATACTTTTTTATTCATGGAAATATCTGCGATAAAGAAATCCTAAATACTATTTTTACCGAATATAATATTGACACAGTTGTTAATTTTGCAGCTGAAAGTCATGTTGACCGTTCTATTTTGGGTCCTGAGATTTTTTTACAGACAAATATTTTGGGAACCTTTAACCTTTTGGAAACTGCAAAGCAATTTTGGAAAAAAGCTGACGGAACAATGCGTGATGATGTTCTTTTTCACCATATCAGTACGGATGAGGTTTACGGTTCTTTGGGGCCTGAAGGCTATTTTGAAGAAACTACCGCCTATGATCCGCGTTCTCCTTATTCTGCAAGTAAGGCATCAAGCGATCACTTGGTAAAGGCTTACTTCCATACCTATGGTCTTCCCGTTACTATTTCAAATTGTTCTAATAATTACGGGCCGTTTCAATTTCCTGAAAAATTGATTCCTCTTATGATTTTAAATATGCTTGAAGGTAAAAAGCTTCCCGTTTATGGTGACGGTAAGCAAATTAGAGACTGGATACATGTTGAAGATCACAATGAAGCTGTAAGGCTTATACTAAAAAACGGGAGAGAGGGGGAGACCTATAATATAGGCGGTGAAAATGAATGGGAAAATATAAAGCTTTTAAATAAGCTCATTCAAATTGTTTGTAAAAAGACAGGTCTTAACGAAGAAAATGTAAGAAAAACCATTACACATGTAACCGATAGGCTTGGACATGACCGCCGCTATGCTATTGACTGTACCAAGATAAAAAATGAACTTGATTGGAAGCGTAACTTTGATTTTGAAACAGGGCTTGAAAATACTGTTGACTGGTATTTAAATAATAAGAAATGGATAGAAAATGTCCGCTCCGGTGAGTACCGAAATTGGATAGAAAAAAATTATAAAGAGAGATAG
- the rlmB gene encoding 23S rRNA (guanosine(2251)-2'-O)-methyltransferase RlmB — MKKIITGFHAIDEILRAEKLKIEKEKSRKPNLEIFYSKEGPRVKKILEAARKLNLKIEKKDNQFLDSLTKTLPEQLRDHRGIVLVTEAENQKKGMSIDEFFAKLAEKDSGFVVILDSVTDPHNTGSIIRSADQFGIDGIIVPENKSAGGFEIISKVSAGALAWVPFVEVTNLVRTVERLKKEGFWIYGADAGGKALPDLTFPKKTVLIMGSEGRGMSRLVEETCDEIVSIPTKGKLDSLNVSVAAGILLYEISRKKEI; from the coding sequence ATGAAAAAAATAATTACGGGTTTTCATGCTATAGACGAGATTTTAAGAGCGGAAAAACTTAAAATAGAAAAAGAAAAGAGCCGGAAGCCGAACCTTGAAATTTTTTACTCCAAAGAAGGCCCAAGGGTAAAGAAAATTTTGGAAGCGGCTCGTAAACTGAATCTAAAGATTGAAAAAAAAGACAATCAATTTCTTGATTCCCTTACTAAAACCTTGCCGGAACAGTTAAGGGATCACAGGGGTATTGTTCTTGTAACTGAGGCTGAAAATCAAAAAAAAGGAATGAGCATCGATGAGTTTTTTGCAAAGCTTGCAGAAAAAGACTCGGGCTTTGTGGTAATCCTCGACTCCGTTACGGATCCTCACAATACCGGTTCCATTATACGAAGCGCAGACCAGTTCGGAATAGACGGGATAATAGTTCCGGAAAACAAAAGTGCGGGAGGCTTTGAGATTATAAGCAAGGTAAGCGCAGGAGCTTTAGCCTGGGTTCCATTCGTGGAAGTAACCAATTTGGTAAGAACCGTAGAAAGGCTAAAAAAGGAAGGCTTTTGGATTTACGGGGCAGATGCAGGAGGCAAGGCCCTACCCGATCTTACGTTCCCAAAAAAGACAGTCCTTATTATGGGAAGTGAAGGAAGGGGAATGAGCCGCCTTGTAGAAGAAACCTGCGACGAAATAGTGTCAATCCCAACCAAGGGAAAACTTGACAGCCTAAATGTTTCCGTCGCAGCAGGTATTCTATTATACGAAATAAGCCGGAAAAAAGAGATTTAA
- a CDS encoding endonuclease MutS2 gives MTEHTLEVLQFSRIREIIASYCVTDEGKEFCLKKNPDTDIKKIEEEKKLGIDFLSLLRAYKAPPIKYRPPVLPFIEGIEVEGAALDIEGVYSVGLLALSVFSLHEWLSPFLENEDLNENSIVSFVKKIPDMLHLKKLVFSFIDENGELQDLPSLRAIKNKIRSIEDDIDKTMRNYFTNDATRQMLQSNLPTVKDGRQVIAVRSNFKGRIPGIIHEYSQSGQTFYLEPEEIVLKNNDLISAHAEYERELLRLLQDLTAQIAEHTENIKEACEAITKLDCVAAASRWAHSNNCVFAGSIDLSLSHSIGKDGSPDSKGTPLAFYLHQARHPLLGKSAVPIDLKLSKDDRVLIITGPNTGGKTVSLKTAALFALINQTGWPVPAGPLTRLPYFDFIACDIGDEQSMDQSLSTFSAHMKNVSEIIRRAGDKSLIILDELGSGTDPQEGCAIAMAVLDDLLEKKAFVFVTTHHGALKNYGYSKESCVNASVEFNQNTLSPTYRILMGVPGESHAVDIAKRNGLPEHIIEKAHTYLGNNRADVSDLIKGLIQKHEDLNEFELQKKEEELKLKEDRRRSDLKELQLKQKELELKKDGIKRLDLFFEEKRKFLENLVRELREGELSREKTLSVKKWIDDFEKDLGKEHEALKLEQTKIDEKLHTSKEKNKAPQNPELREGTRVIIKSLNRNGELIREEKKGKWLVAVDNLKLTIAEDDMEACENQEKLKLSKPIVSIISDSSAPSSRPSFELRLLGMRAEEAQKALQDQMDLALVHGITEFAIIHGKGHGILQELSHDFLKRSPYVKAFRFAKPEEGGSGKTIVSLG, from the coding sequence ATGACTGAACATACGCTGGAAGTTTTACAGTTTTCGAGGATAAGAGAAATTATTGCCTCCTATTGTGTAACTGATGAAGGAAAAGAATTTTGTTTAAAAAAGAATCCTGATACGGATATAAAAAAAATAGAAGAAGAAAAAAAATTAGGGATTGATTTTTTAAGTCTTTTAAGGGCATATAAGGCTCCTCCAATCAAATATAGGCCCCCTGTTCTTCCTTTTATTGAAGGCATAGAAGTTGAAGGTGCCGCCCTTGATATTGAAGGCGTTTATTCGGTCGGGCTTTTAGCCTTGTCCGTTTTTTCTTTACACGAATGGTTAAGCCCATTTTTAGAAAATGAAGACCTAAATGAAAACTCGATTGTTTCCTTTGTAAAAAAAATACCCGATATGCTCCATCTAAAAAAACTTGTATTTTCTTTTATAGATGAAAACGGAGAATTGCAAGACCTGCCTTCTTTGAGGGCAATAAAAAATAAGATACGCTCTATCGAGGACGATATAGATAAAACTATGCGGAATTATTTTACAAACGATGCAACCCGTCAAATGCTTCAATCCAATCTTCCTACGGTCAAAGACGGAAGACAGGTTATAGCCGTAAGATCAAATTTTAAAGGAAGGATTCCAGGTATCATTCATGAGTATTCTCAATCGGGACAAACATTTTATCTTGAACCGGAAGAAATAGTTTTAAAGAATAATGACCTTATCTCCGCTCATGCCGAATATGAGCGTGAACTTTTAAGGCTATTGCAGGACTTAACAGCTCAAATTGCAGAGCATACCGAAAACATAAAAGAGGCCTGTGAAGCAATCACAAAATTGGATTGTGTTGCCGCCGCTTCCCGATGGGCTCATTCCAATAATTGTGTCTTTGCAGGCAGTATAGATTTAAGCTTAAGCCATTCAATAGGCAAGGACGGCAGCCCTGATTCAAAAGGCACGCCTCTTGCTTTTTATCTTCATCAAGCCCGGCATCCCCTTCTTGGAAAATCGGCTGTTCCTATAGACCTAAAATTATCTAAAGATGATAGGGTGCTCATCATAACGGGCCCGAATACCGGAGGAAAAACCGTAAGCTTAAAAACGGCAGCTCTCTTTGCTCTGATAAACCAAACAGGCTGGCCCGTTCCTGCAGGCCCCTTGACCCGTCTTCCTTACTTTGATTTTATAGCCTGTGACATAGGCGATGAGCAGTCTATGGATCAATCCCTTTCTACATTTTCGGCTCACATGAAAAATGTTTCCGAAATTATAAGGAGGGCAGGGGATAAAAGCCTTATAATTCTTGATGAGCTTGGAAGCGGTACGGATCCTCAAGAAGGATGTGCAATAGCCATGGCCGTTCTCGATGATCTTTTAGAAAAAAAAGCCTTTGTCTTTGTTACAACCCATCATGGTGCCTTAAAAAATTACGGCTATAGTAAGGAGTCCTGTGTAAATGCCTCGGTCGAATTTAATCAAAACACATTGAGCCCTACCTATCGGATACTAATGGGAGTTCCCGGAGAAAGCCATGCCGTTGACATAGCCAAGCGTAACGGTCTTCCTGAACATATAATCGAAAAAGCTCACACCTATTTGGGAAATAACAGGGCCGATGTTTCCGATCTTATCAAGGGTCTTATTCAAAAGCATGAAGACCTAAACGAATTTGAACTTCAAAAAAAAGAAGAAGAATTAAAACTTAAAGAAGATAGGCGGCGTTCCGATTTAAAAGAACTTCAATTAAAACAAAAAGAATTGGAGCTGAAAAAAGACGGAATAAAAAGGCTCGATCTCTTTTTTGAAGAAAAAAGAAAATTTCTTGAAAACCTTGTGCGGGAGCTGAGAGAGGGAGAGCTAAGCCGAGAAAAAACTTTAAGCGTCAAAAAATGGATTGACGATTTTGAAAAAGACTTGGGCAAAGAACATGAAGCACTTAAACTTGAACAAACAAAAATAGACGAAAAACTTCATACTTCAAAAGAAAAAAACAAGGCTCCTCAAAATCCTGAGCTCCGCGAAGGCACAAGGGTTATAATAAAAAGCCTCAACCGTAATGGAGAGCTTATCCGTGAAGAAAAAAAAGGAAAGTGGCTTGTTGCCGTCGATAACTTAAAACTTACTATTGCAGAGGACGACATGGAGGCTTGCGAAAATCAGGAAAAGCTTAAACTTTCTAAACCCATTGTCAGCATTATAAGCGACTCTAGTGCTCCTTCTTCCCGTCCTTCTTTTGAGCTTCGCCTCTTAGGAATGAGGGCTGAGGAAGCTCAAAAGGCCTTGCAGGATCAGATGGATCTTGCTTTGGTACACGGTATTACCGAATTCGCTATCATTCACGGAAAGGGGCATGGAATTCTTCAAGAACTTTCTCACGATTTTTTAAAGAGAAGTCCCTATGTAAAGGCTTTCCGTTTTGCAAAGCCGGAAGAAGGCGGATCGGGAAAGACGATAGTAAGCCTAGGCTAA
- the miaA gene encoding tRNA (adenosine(37)-N6)-dimethylallyltransferase MiaA — MNLDFLSLSDKHNSVVVLGATATGKTSYAVGLAKELGGEIISADSRQVYKGLDLGTGKDLKEYGDVPHHLIDICTLEREYNVFDFQNDAYKAFEDIKRRKKLPIFAGGTGLYLDALIREYELIPVPKNEKLRESLAGKNLADLQKAFFEYNVPMHNKTDLENMDRLMRAIEIAEYKKAHPDAVKILNANRPDIRPLIIGLKYPREILRERIRLRLLERIKDGMIEETECLHKEGFSWERLESLGLEYKFTAQYLQGKIKSREEYIDSLYRAICQFAKRQETWFRRMEKNGVKINWLLKEVFN; from the coding sequence ATGAATCTCGATTTTTTGTCTTTATCGGATAAACATAATTCGGTTGTTGTGCTGGGAGCTACAGCGACGGGAAAGACCTCCTATGCCGTAGGCCTTGCAAAAGAGCTTGGCGGAGAAATCATTTCTGCGGATTCAAGGCAGGTTTATAAGGGCCTTGACCTAGGTACCGGAAAAGACTTAAAAGAATACGGAGATGTGCCTCATCACCTAATCGATATTTGCACCTTGGAAAGGGAATATAATGTCTTTGATTTTCAAAATGATGCTTACAAGGCCTTTGAAGATATAAAGAGGAGAAAAAAGCTGCCCATTTTTGCAGGAGGAACGGGGCTTTATCTTGATGCTCTTATAAGGGAATACGAACTTATTCCTGTTCCCAAAAATGAAAAATTGAGGGAGTCTTTGGCCGGTAAGAATTTGGCTGACTTACAAAAAGCTTTTTTTGAGTACAATGTTCCGATGCATAATAAGACCGACCTTGAAAATATGGATCGGCTTATGCGGGCTATTGAAATTGCGGAATATAAAAAGGCACATCCCGATGCGGTCAAAATCTTAAATGCAAACCGCCCCGATATCCGCCCCCTTATAATAGGCCTTAAATACCCGCGGGAGATTTTAAGGGAAAGAATAAGGCTTAGACTCTTAGAGCGTATAAAAGACGGAATGATAGAAGAAACAGAATGCCTTCACAAGGAGGGCTTTTCTTGGGAAAGGCTTGAAAGTTTGGGGCTTGAATATAAATTTACGGCTCAATATCTTCAAGGCAAAATAAAATCTAGGGAAGAGTACATTGATTCTCTTTACCGAGCTATTTGTCAGTTTGCGAAGAGGCAGGAAACTTGGTTTCGGCGTATGGAAAAAAACGGGGTAAAAATAAACTGGTTATTGAAAGAGGTTTTTAATTAG